The Penaeus chinensis breed Huanghai No. 1 chromosome 25, ASM1920278v2, whole genome shotgun sequence genome segment aaaATGCATATCTTTAAttacatttgatttttatttttcgtgtCCATTCCCTTTACAAATGGAGAtgtaatacattcatacatatacacacacacattgacagatAGATTAGGTAAAAGTGCCAGGCATTGCCCGGGCAGAAATTTGCTTTCCAGAAAAGGAATAATTGCATAGCCAGTAAAACAACTACAGACAGTATATCATTTGTTCAAGAAAAGCATTTGTGTAACTAGATCGTTGTACTCAAAGTATACACTCTTTGCTTTTCACCTCATCTAAGAAGAGAGTTTTGCTCTAAACACTTTGCTACACACCTGCTTGGTGTCTTCTTCCCTGTGTTCCTTTTCACATCAATATTTAGCCATAGGCAAAAGTAAAACCTAAGGAAAATAATTTATAGCTGCATACAGCATTTTTgttaaaattttatttaataagaaaaaacaacaacaaaaaaacaagaagaattcCTATACGAATCACTACTGGAAATTCTGGTAATGTAAGAACTAAtaatatatttcacatatttttCCAATGCACGTAAAAGGCAGGAATATATTAAGTTGGAGATTCAACAGAACCATGtacagataaatgaagagaaatggaTTAGATTCACATTCATAATAACCATAGGAtattctctgaaaaaaaaaacttgaatttcTTTAAGAaattactatcaccatcctcatatAGTTTACGTTTGTGGTTTCAGGTACATTCTGTAGAGTCGATGCATCTCATTGCTTTCCATAAATCCACCTGCTTCTATCCATGAAACAAAatttaactattactattaatgtattACAGGTGTTCCACATCTGTCAGGCAGGGGGCAGGATCGACTCGTTCCTTTGTCCCAACGGTACAGTCTTTAATAACCAATACTTCGTGTACGATTGATGGTACAACTTTGACTGTTCCACGGCTGAATAGTCCTACGGTTTGACTGCTGAGATTGGCAAGGTGAATGGAAAGGGCTACATGAATGGCAATGGTTACATAAACAGTAATGGATATACCAATCGTAATGGGAATGGCTATACCAACGGCAATGAAAATGGAGTTATTAATGGTAACGCATATGGATTCACCAACGGTAACagaaatggatacaccaacggtaacaGTAATGGAGTTACCAATGacaatggttatggtaatggatACACTAACGACAACGGGAATGGAGTtatcaatggtaatggtaacggaaatggatacaccaatggtaatggtaatggaaatggataCACTAACGCCAACGGTAATGGTAACGGAAATGGATCCACAAACGGCAACGGAAATGGATACACCAATCCCAACGGGAAGGGAGTTATCAATGGTAACGGAAATGGATATACCCATGATAACAGATACACTAACGGTATTGGTTATACCAATGGCAATGGAAATGGTGTTATCAATGGCAAcggaaatggatacaccaacggcaaCGGAAATAGATTCACCAACGGTAACGGAAATGTTTAAAGTTATAGCAATGGGAACggcaatggtaatggaaatggataTTAATATGGTGCCCCTAATGGTaacgggaatgggaatggtgGAGCGACAAATAGTAATGGCATTAATGGACTCTATCAGACTGCAAACTTCTAAACGACGAAcccaatttcctttctctctctcgctttctatttattttgcgaatgtaacaaagaaaacgggagcgTTTAAGGGGAAGACTTACACAATGTATTTCATGCCTCAGTGGTTATGACTGTAGTCGTTAGGCCATTAGAATCTTGGGccatgaaaagtgaaaaaaaaaactcctgaaTTTtggtgtaattatacatatataaattcagtcTGTTGAAATCAAGTGGAGAGTGTTTAATTAAAATCGTTATGACTACTTCCCCACTGTTTCTAGTTTCTGTATCAGAATATTTAACTTTCAGTGGTTTATCAAATTTGTATACGTGTGCCATAATCTTTGATAGAAAATGGCTTGTGTGTGTACCATATAATACAGACtatgtatattttgaaaataaactttattgatttttttgttgttgttgttagatcACATTTACTTGAAAAATGGAAGCCATACTTTTAGAGAATAATTTAACTTCATAGAGTTAAAGATGTTggtttggtagcgtgttacccaactacagaTAATGTACATGTGAGTTTGgtgtattttggtgatgactcaGGTGATTtaaaagtgatcccgtagtcacaataaaaaaaaaaaataataataaataaataaataacatcactAGCTAtctaaaaaggcaacataaaaagagcatccttATTATACCTTTATCGCGCACAAATTGTTcaaacataaccaatatacaagACATCACACCATACACTTGGTAAAATAAAGGCAATCCGCCACAGCACGaaaagcaccagtcagccagctaaaaatccaacggtTTGTTACCACAAGATAAAAAAGCTTCTCTCTCGCTGACCGACCTGGCTTAACCTTTGATACTGGTGGCTTCCCGGCTTGATGATAATTTACCCATAATGCAGTTTATTTCATTTAAATAAATTGTGTATGGTGAGtttaaaataaactttaaaatacataaaataaataaagaataaaactataccaattttttttttttttcattggcatataaaagaaataaatgacaggtacgaaaaagtgagagaagggaatcgtgaaggaaaacgggaaaacaagAAGAGTTGTAATATGTGCTGGATTGTTATTAAACTGTAGATTACCTATATGAGTGTGACTCATTTACAGTGATCGGGTGACTAGAAGGGTCACATAAAAACagcatccatgtgtgtatatatatatatatatatatatatatatatatatatatatttgcggaaACATAGGTAACCCGCCATAGCATAGGAACCAGTCAGATAATTATCCAAAAAGCACTGTCCACACAAACTTaaagcctctctctgtctcttagtgTGCGTAACTTTTTATACTTGGTGCTTTCCGCGCAAAGAGGGAATTTTTATTTTTGAGGTATCAACTGAAATCTAAAAatcagaaagagaataataaaacgacaatggtttctttttgttttttgccttGACAAGGAATGATGATTCTTTGGGGTAACAGGATAAACTTTGTGGGGACTTTTATTTATTCGGGATATTTTTCCTTAGAAACCACATATtaaatttcctttctttcgcttcGTAGGATTTGTAAAATTTGtagttgtgtgtatttatatcgatactttatatatatatatatatatatatatatatatatacctgataaAATCGTGATACCAGTGGATTTAACATGATCCTACGTACTTTCAAATACATCAGCGTGGCTCCACTCTCGTTATCCGTGATGCAGTTGCAGTGGACATAGgactttttgttctttgttaaaGCCACAGAAAAATGCttagtaataattacaaataaaaataatttgttgttcataaatttgataatgaagaaaagaatatatgaagAGCCATTTTTGTCTtcgttattagtatatatattccgtaaatatacctgcatacataaagaaatatatatctcattttgttttcattagatCTAGCTTCATGATCATTGTGTATTAATAATTAGTAAGTAAAGTAGGGCTGTAGAGTTTAACTTAGAATTTAATCAACTTAGTAGAAGATAAtaatccttgtttttttcttaaaatgttCATCTTTAAGAAATTGGTTACAACTGGTTTTACGATCGCAGTACCTTCAGTACACATTCAACAGGAATAAATTCAAGCCCCCCCCCATGAGCCTTAAGAACAATAAGTCTTGCTGCTCACATTAAAATGAAATAAGTCAAATTTTGGTTTTCTCTGGGTTTCCATAAAACTCAAAAACCCCGGCTGGTGGTAGCGATACcaaagtaatatcattatttctattagatTGATATCGACAGATTAGCAGCAGTGATTTAGTAAGAATATATATCATTTTGTATATGAGAACTTTCGATACgacgtatatgtatctgtgttcaAAAAATATTAGATGAAGAAACAATACTTttcatatgtttatctttattttcgaaAAAGTCGTTAGTTTTATGCTGACAGACAATTATAAATGAAACAGATTTAGCATTAACATAGTTAAATACAATTTAATAGACCAGTGAATAcgaaaaataacttttaaaaccTTGCTACGAACATCTTAATAATATTGTGATAGGGATTTCATAGACCACATTATTTCATAATTCGTAATCTACGCTTTCCTATCAACATTGTTTCATGTAATTGAAGATCTCTGTAATATGATCGTTTTAGTAGAAATTTCGCTTATtcttaataaatagaaaataaatactaCGTGATTCAGAGACTCGGCGTTTGATACAATCCATTTATTCCGTTACCATACGTCGCTCTACCATTTCCATTGGCTTTGCCGTTGGTGTAGCCGTTCCCATTACCATTGCCGTTAGTATATCCATTCCCATTGCTGTGTCCATTTCTGTGGCCATTTGTATACCCATTTCCGTTTTTAAACCCGTTTCCATTACCATTGCCGTTTTTTTTACCGTTGCCATTGTTGTACCTATTCCCGTTACCATTGCCGTTGGTGTAACCATTACCGTTTCTGTTCCCACCGGTGTATCCATTCCCATTTTTGTATCCATTaacgttggtgtatccattgccgttggtGTATCCGTTGCCGTagccattaccgttggtgtatccgttgccattaccattgttgtatccattgccgttgctaTTACCGTTGGTATATCCGTTGCCGTAGccattaccattggtgtatccattaccgttggtgtatccgtTTCCATTACCATTGTTGTATCCATTTCCGTTGctattaccgttggtgtatccattgccattgccattaccattggtaTATCCGTTACCGTTGGTATATCCATTACCATTCCTATGACCGTTGTTGTaaccattgccgttgccattaccgttggtATATCCATTATAACCATTGCCGTTTGTGTATCCATTTCCATTGGAATTACCAATCTCAGCATTCAAACCGTAAAACTGTTCAGCCGTGGAACAGTCAAAGTTGTACCACCAATCGCACACGAAGTGTTGTTGATTGAAGACTGTGCCGTTGGGACAAAGGAACGAGTCGATTCTGCCTCCTGCCtggcagatatggaacacctgAAATGTATCACAAGAAATCATGTTTTTTATGTCTCTAAATCGAAACGTAATTTTATCTTGTGTACAAAATGGAAGATATCttgatatattacgtatatatttaaCGCACAATTTAATTGAAATTTTGtaacagttaaatatatatgaaaatactggtaattatgaaaatgtcTGTAAGgtcagaaaaaaattatatggcGCTGACATTTAAGTAGATTCAAATATTAAGCATTAAAAGCAATTTCTCCCgataatttatatatcttttagagGATTTGGCACTTACCTGGCAGCCAGCCTCGAGAGAAGTATCAGCGTAATATCCAGGAAGTTGGCCGTTGCACGAGAACCCGGTGTCGGGGACGAAGGCCAGGATGGGGTAGTCCACACCTGGGACGCCTCCACCGCCAATGGCATCAGCTAGAGCTCTGAACGGATCCACAATGCCATTGGCGTACACGGTGACCCCATTGCCATTTCCGTAGGCCCCATTACCGTTTCCAATGGTGTATGCACCGTTACCATTGGAATATGCACCGttgccatttccatttccataagCCCCATTTCCATTAGAAAATGCACCATTGCCATTTCCATATCTACCATTACCATTTGTATATACTCCATTCCCATTTATACCATTGCCCTTTATATACGCGCCTCTCCCATTCCCGTTTCCATAAActccattactgttaccatttatGCCTCCATTTCCATTAGAATATACACCGTTGCCATTTCCATAACCTCCATTTCCATTAAACAATGCACCATCGCCATTTCCATTTCTGCCATTGCCATTTGTATATACGCCATTCCCATTtataccattaccatttttatacGCACCATTCCCATTTCTGTAAACGCCATTGCCATTAACACCATGGCCATTTGTGCGTACTCCATTTCCATTAAGAGAAAAAACATTTCCATTTCCAGGTGACAAGTAACTTGCTTGTGCTAAACATATTCCAACGACAACTGGAAAAACGAAATACAAAGATtagtatatgaatgaatgtacacATGAAAGGATTTGTATACCAATGCACTGCATATACTACGAAACATTTCTTACTGAATAACGAAACAGGTGATATATTGGGTGTCATTTCAAAAGCTCCCCGAGTCTCGTTCTATATACGGAAAGAAATGAACAGAGTtgtgaagagagaaagcgagacgtgGAAGCGCACTGACGATTGTGCTTGGAGTCTCGCTTTATATAGCCGTTCGTCCCTTTCCTCCGGAAGCTCAGGTCAAAGTCATATTGCATACGATCATTTAGGAAGCATGGTTAGTGTCGGGTCTGAATATGTGATATGATAATATCCGACACCTTAGacttaaatgtgtttatatagaaagagatatatgtatgcacatacacatttttattttagttttattatatgtacatatattcgtacacacacacatatatacacatgtatatatattcataaatgcagatatatagataaggcaTATCTGAATATTAGTTAAAAGATAACTCTGactatatagatgtatctatatgcacatacacatctaaatatatagttataaagatatttgtatttgtgaatacacacacatgtactagtatacgcacacacattaatCTGTGCACTGAAACTTAGACGTAATTTAACACGATATCATTCAGTTCACTTTCCTATTTATAGGCATAAAATTCATTATATCTCGTGATACATTTTAGGctttccacacacgcacacaacacatatacgtatgtatatatatagacagacttatatatgcattttttttatttatatatgcctacacacatatattcatatatatgtacatatacaaatatatatacatatatatactaaatacacaTAAGTCTACTCTATCGTATACTATCCAATCAAAAGACCTATTCAGATCAAACACTGACGATCGCATGCCTCGTGATGGGAACAGTTTATAGATAATCCACATGGGAAAAATCTACATCACTATCCTTTGCAATGCTATTTTatgccatacatatataattacaatactgCTTTTGATCTGTAAAGAAAGATAAGTTATTAGTTACTATGATACCAGTTTACTTTTGTTCCATTAATGActgattatttctctctctctatctctctttctcccttcctttccgttTGTCTGCCCCGCGttgcctcttatctctctctttttatatcccatcctctccttttcctcttcagacctgaagatggaaaagATGTAGATTTCGAAtttgttgtctcattatcaataaatctagtgtgtgcagtgtgtttttttttcctacaaaatatatatgtgtgtgttagcatgtatgtaggtacgtatatatatatatatatatatatatatatatatatatgtatgatgatgtatgtatatatatgtatatatgtgcatgtatatttatacacacacaaataaatacatatataagtttgtatctgtatatacatacagatacaaatatacatatatacagatatacatatgtatttgtgtatgtgtggttatatataaatattcacacatatatgtatatgtatacacatatgcttgcatatatatgtattgaagtCTACGGTGTCGAATATTAACaaaagtgtaaactgtgtaatgaagaatataagcgaacacttgtacattatatctcagagtgccatgtgatacagcctttcaggccacctagcatgaggtacggagaactatgtaactacttcttatcatctgatgccctagaagatatacttatgttgtatcctaaatttggaatgtagtatcacataaccgaatataaaatgtattaatgctttcccacgcccaagctatatgtcggcgtggcagatgagtggataaaggactgtgcaattgttcctttccttaaactgataaaagtactcatagcaatgttataggctaaaattcaaatgtaacactatgtaatgttatgaccatgcattaaaatgtaccacagcttgcccacgcctgtgcagttagccagggtggtaaataaaggactaaactaaactaaactaattgattgcaaatgacataaggataaacgtgtatcgtgcaaaagaacgaggccataatatacgttttgtgtggattccatcgcatgttggaatccctaggcatgatcatgctgatcgcctagcaaagtcagcatgtgataaacaaagtgtggatatagatcttgggatacctctttctaggattttatacatcattaaagcttccttcagagaggacttaactgagttgattaattctcaacgccctgaaagctgtagcacaAAGCACTATGactggtttaggcaagattcattcgtctacggtttatataaaacaagaacaagacagtgtgatgctgtgactgcaagaatcgggcttggatatagattgtattgacaGGTCAGggttgtaatgtcgaagaaactaagtgtaaactgtgtaatgaaggaTATAAGCGAacgcttgtacattatatctcagagtgccatgtgttacagcctttcagaccacctagcatggggtaccgggaactatgtaactacttcatatcatctgatgtcttagaagaactacttatgttgtatcctaaatttggaatgtagtatcacataaccgcatatcaaatgtattaatgcttttccacgcccaagctatatgacGGCGTGGCATATGACTGGATAAagaactgtgcaattgttcctttccttaaactgataaagtactcataacaatgttataggctaaaattcaaatgtaataccactatgtaacgttatgaccatgcattaaatgtaccacagcttgcccacgcccgtgcagttagccagggtggtaaataaaggactaaactaaactaacccGTGGTCacaccattatataatgttatgaccatgcataaaATGTtgcacagcttgcccacgcctgtgcaattagccagggtggtaaataaaggactaaactaaatagATTTACATCCGATACTAACCATGTTTGCTAAGTGATCGCAGGCATTGTGACTTTGACCTGATCTTCCTCCGGAAGCTCAGGTCAAAGTCACGGAGGAAAGGGACGAGCGGCTATATAAAGCGGGGCTACACGCACAATCGTCAGTGCGCTTCCACGTCTTGCTTTCCACCCCGACAACTCAGtttaattctttttatatattgacTCGGGCAGCTTTTGAAATGACACCCAATACATCATCTGTTTCGTTACTCAGTAAGAAATCTTTCGTAGTATATGCTGTGTCCGTGTGAATGAATTAACATACATATCCTTTTACGTGTGTATTAATTCAAACAAATTCTAATCTTTGTCTTTCGTCTTTCCAGTTTTCCTTGGAATATGTTTAGCACAAGCAAGTTACTTGTCACCTGTAAATGGAAATGGATATAATAATGGCGTAAACGGGAATGGGAATGGCGCATATACAAATGGTAATAGTGCATATtctaatggaaatggaaatgaaaacggTGCATATAATAATGGGAATGGAGGCATAAATGGTAACGGTAATGGAGTTTATAGAAACGGGAATGGGAGAGGCGCGTATATAAAGGGCAATGGTATAAATGGGAATGGAGTATATACAAATGGTAATGGTAGATATGGAAATGGCAATGGTGCATTTTCAAATGGAAATGGAGCTTATGTTAATGGAAATGGCAACGGTGCGTATaccaatggaaatggaaatggcaaTGGAGTCACCGTGTACACCAATGGCATTGTGGATCCCTTCAGAGCTCTAGCTGATGCCATTGGCGGTGGAGGCGTCCCAGGTGTGGACTACCCCATCCTGGCCTTCGTCCCCGACACCGGGTTCTCGTGCAACGGCCAACTTCCTGGATATTACGCTGATACTTCTCCCGAGGCTGGATGTCAGGTAAGTGGCTAGTCTTCTGTAAAAGGAAAGCTAACCTTATTTTATtctaaagtaaaagaaagataatagaggagaagaaaaaaaaacaaaaaaacaggcatCAA includes the following:
- the LOC125038589 gene encoding glycine-rich cell wall structural protein 1.8-like, which codes for MQYDFDLSFRRKGTNGYIKRDSKHNLVVGICLAQASYLSPGNGNVFSLNGNGVRTNGHGVNGNGVYRNGNGAYKNGNGINGNGVYTNGNGRNGNGDGALFNGNGGYGNGNGVYSNGNGGINGNSNGVYGNGNGRGAYIKGNGINGNGVYTNGNGRYGNGNGAFSNGNGAYGNGNGNGAYSNGNGAYTIGNGNGAYGNGNGVTVYANGIVDPFRALADAIGGGGVPGVDYPILAFVPDTGFSCNGQLPGYYADTSLEAGCQVFHICQAGGRIDSFLCPNGTVFNQQHFVCDWWYNFDCSTAEQFYGLNAEIGNSNGNGYTNGNGYNGYTNGNGNGNGYNNGHRNGNGYTNGNGYTNGNGNGNGYTNGNSNGNGYNNGNGNGYTNGNGYTNGNGYGNGYTNEMDTAMGMDILTAMVMGTATPTAKPMEMVERPRLIVLKAHGGGLEFIPVECVLKNKKSYVHCNCITDNESGATLMYLKLADWCFSCCGGLPLFYQVYGVMSCILVMFEQFVRDKVNVI